The Miscanthus floridulus cultivar M001 chromosome 6, ASM1932011v1, whole genome shotgun sequence genomic interval ttcgcttgttactcttggtggttgccaccacctagacggttggagcagcggtagaggattggtacaagttggtgattgttcgtggccatctccggtgattgtgaggggagttgtaccttccccgacggagcgtcgaaaggtaactctagtaaattgctcatgtcattgagttacctcacttgtgggtcgattcttgcggtgtcctatcgtgtggataaggtttgtgaaacacctcttagctgccgaaccaccaagtgttggtcgacacaatggggacgtagcgtgttggcaagcacgtgaacctcgggagaaaatcgattgtctcttgtctttggcattctcctagtgattggctatatattcatcttgtgattagttcatcccctacacgtcggtataatcaccctactcacttatttacattcttgcaaactagttgacacaagctctttagtgtaattagaattgagagcttgctttattatttacattcatctagttgagctctttagagtagcaaggttgagagctcttagtgagtaattacatagcaagtttgtgtgcctaagtaattattgcaactagaattgttggataggtggcttgcaacccttatagagctagagcaagtttgcattacgctatttgtcatactaatcaaattgctctagttgatttgtagatttttaaataggctattcacccccccctctagccatattaggaccttttagacgCCTGGCGACATTTCATGcagatgaggtggtggagatctcaTCTAACGACGAGGCGGATGTCGTGGCGAAGCCGCAAGTGTCGCCGCGGGAGCTGGTGGTGTCGTCGCGGGAGCTGGCAGCGTTGCCGTGGGAGTTGGCGGTGCTCtagttggaggctgggccctctagCAATTTGctagagggtgacctagagtggctcTGCCCAGAGGACCCATCGAAGGCACGGTTCATCCTCTAGGATTCCTAGGAGCgttagctctaggacatttttggggggcaagggtatgccgcggtgtccgagctcaccaagCTGTCCGCGAAGCTCAAAAACACCCGGAAGCAAGCTCAGTTCGCTcggcagttggttgagggcgaccTGTAGCTCGctgcggaggtgagtttctggtactcgTCCTCAACCTTTGAATCTTTCATCGGTTGtctttagcatgcttgtttttcaaaggatataaggaagatgtcgtcccgcaagtcttacttcctcTGGGCGGAATATGCTCGGATGGTTGAGCTCGAGCGTCGGGTAGAGTCTGCTTGTcgtgagtcctaggaccaggcgaccgaggcggccatggcgcgggCGGAGGGGCAACGTGCAGCAGAGCGGGCGATTGCCGTGGAGTAAGGGCTCGAGGCGACGAAAGCTCGCCAGGCGGATATTGAGGCGGGGTTGCGGACATCCTTGGCGAACACCGAGGCGgtgcttcaagaggccttggcggcccttgagccagagcggaGTGCTCTAGCGTCGGAGCAGGCCGCCCTGGAGTCGGCAAGGAAGGCCCTGGAAGCAGAGCAGAGGGCCTGGTTGGAGGCGGACCAGGAGGTGCTCATGCTCtaaggccgggtgatggggatagAGGAGGTGAACGCCTGTCTGTGCGCGTAGGTGACTCGACCAACGGAGGAATTCATCGCCCTTGAGAACTCTCACGCTGGTACGTCCCCTTTCTTTTTTGTTGCATTGGTTTCTTTCTTCAGCCTGTTCCTGAGCTTGTCGTCCCTCCTTCAGAGCTAGATGAAAAGGTGAAGATGCTGGAGCAGGACTTGAAGACGACCAAGGCAACCCTCAGTCAGAATGCAGAGGatctggccaagtcccatgaagagcgacgtgctcttgagggggaactcGACCAGATCCATAATGTTGCCTAGCTCATCATCTAGTAAgtcttcgggtcggcgccaagCACTAGCACGCCTGTTGTCCAGCTGGCAGAGATCCTAGACGTGGTCAAGGACCTTGTTAGGAGTGGGCTATTTTATGtggcgtcgggggtgctgacatcGGTGGCGACATACCACCCGAATCTAGACTTTGCCACTGTCTAcggcgggtatgctgaaggcctgagcatggaggacatccagtcaatcggggagagcttgctgccgcacgagCGGTTGATGTCGgagcaagtctccgccgagtgggtgatggatgttcgccatgaagacatggcccaaagcatgcgtggggaggatgCCTCTGAGCCTATAGATAGCACGGAGCCTGGTTCGAGGAGGAACGTTGCCTCAGCCCCGATCGAGCCAAACGTCACGCTACTGAGGAGTGAGTAGCCTGCGCCTTCGTCGGTCGCGCCGTCAGCAGATGCCGTCGGGCCGGTTTCATAGCTTgcagaatataagtagttagtaagcGTAAAAAGTTTAAATTCATGGGGGAGTCCCTGTGTAAAatgttcgtgtgtgttttaatgactgcaatcggtttttgtttttgtgatggagttgctccgtttggggaagcttgttccctttcgttccttagtttccccttagcataattttattttttatttctttctctctcgtacctACCCATTCGTTCTGTAGGCTACAACTTTGCGAGCCTAGGGCATGGCCAAcgaggctcggccggtcgtaatcgtaggaaaaggcggggtgtgatcagtcggaatgtttcaaagcaaagctacataaggtaaatcaaaggaacgaactacccttttgttcagataggaaggagtttctccatataaaagtaaaagagtacttaaagtaaaaaacaaaatagaggggtagtagagcccctactggagcccccgagcgccccgagccaaaaagtgtttgggtcggggtgcttttataggagcgttcgctaagtaaacaaaggtaagactgaaacttaggaaaagaaagaacaacatagctgttccaaggtgcttGGAGAGAGcatcgtcgttgttgtccttcagtcggtaggcgttcggtcggatcacttcatccttcaaCCGTCTGGATCCTTACCCGCTGTGccccttcttcggttgctgcttcctcgcctttttcttcctttggcctaccAGCTTACCTCagtaggcgcttgaggagctagcagtccttgtagaggtgtttgatggggtactcgtggttggtgcatgggctctccatgagatcgtggaagtggcccagagTGTCTTGCTGGGGCAGCATGCCCGCGTGATCGGCCGCGGCGACCGACGCGAAGTTGGCCTATTGGCGGTGATCCTTTCTGTTTtttcccctctatgtggaggggccctcgttttgattctggcgcttggccttacctttgccgtGGCCTTCGTTGAAGCACGGTGGGAACAACGCTTGctagaggtgttggacaaaggtccgcggTCCTAGgctatcagggctgggactctgtTCGATGCTGCGCGTATCTCGGTTCGGCCCGAGCCATGCATGGATAGGCGGTCGGCACGAAGCGGTCGTCAAGTTgaggtgaggtgccattgtgGCTACCTGTGCCGCACTTTGTGTTTGTTGTGGTGATAGGGTGTAATGCCCCATCTGTTGTGTCCCTGTTCCCCGAACGGGAACGAGGTCGTGAGTCGGCGTCGCGATAcagagcactccgcttgttgaacgacgGCGGTCTCCAGCAGCGtccagaggttctggtggatggCCCGTtcacgagggtcgttcggctcggataGGTCGCGCAGGGGCATTGccgcggcggcaatgttctgactggcccgagcgaactgtgggggatcggtcCCCCTAACCGGGGCATTGCGCTGGGCTGATGGGTGCGACCCCGAGCGCCATTCGTCGATCTATACGCacggggcgtagtgtggtgcACTGGGCGTGCTGACGCAGTTGGTGGCTGGTGCGACCactgtcgtcgtagatcctccttgtgctcacgtgtgagctcgggggtctccacgTGAGGGCCCGGCGGGGCGTGGGTCCAGAAGGACTCCGTTCCCCTTGGCGGCTGTTCCGGAGCATCCGCCACAACGtactcctaggacggacggtggctaggcgccacatcgccgatgctagagccgtcgctcccgacgtcgtcatccatgatgtcgaggaagcaggtgggagcatagctcgccatccccacaaacttAGATGTGAGAGGATGCGgcgccagcaccttttggagtccccgggCGTACGCGTCCGTggaggacgcgaggccgtaggggaaccggtcttACGGCGGTTGCgttggggacaacggggttcctcTAGGTATTTAGCAGAGGATAGAACGTAGTAAGTGAATAACagtatgtatattactcacagcggggtttaagcagagagtttgctcggaatgaagcgtaggTGCTGCGTCGTCGAAGTTACGCATCCTGGAGTCGATGGAAGACGTCTTCccgacgggtgccgggtcgcgagtctcctcgcggaggtagagtacgccgagtcggtcggcaacgaagtctaggctttcgaagaggaaggcctaggatggctcgaagacaggtgAAACCCACATCCCGGCGGCCGAGAGTGTGGGGAACTCcaacgagccaaagcgaatcatatcgcccgagcccgccacgatggtggtggtggaagaataggccatccgatgaccaaaaaagtgttgaacgtacagcgtcttccccacggacgacaccaactgtcggtgcagaatatgacaaactagtgaatatttatagttttgctgtacgttgtgatcggaggtgtcctagcactcaatgacacatgatttatactggttcgggcaacgtgccctacgtccaatcggggtcggttggtgactttattcccaagccaaggtgctcgaagtctgcagtgaggttacaaacaagagagagaaagatacggtgtacaagaggtccgatcggctccgaccggaagggccgaaagagacaggaacttcgctatgagctaagtgttcaagcggatgCTTAAAGTCTGAACcttgcggttctgtggttgtgagctatcgatctaaggaacccTGATCTACTGGAATCGGTCCGTCTTCTTGTTGGAGGGAGTGCATTCCCTTTTAtatatgaaggggatggctttacatgtGAGAGGGTACGAATGTGttttaagtcttgttgcccacgctgatgaggattggataatggtagacacccacaacactattgatgtcgctgtagaatgtcagatgtacacgggaggtcgtgctatcttcttcaggaaggatgaacGTCGGTACCtataaatactgtttgatgcttAGATGTATGTGAGGAGTCTTgttatgttcactcggtatggtaaatcctgatgcccataccgctatcgatgtcagagacacgcggggggtctTACTGTAtgagagttttagcggcccctacaatactgtagagggagatgtcgacacctacaatactgtttgtgtcagggtggctgcagagtactgttccgtgcaggatatggtccctggtacagtgattttgacttgtgacccttgccttgcctttctccgcacgtcttctggttcctaccgaacggggcGTCCtcagtcggatggctccagtcggctctgagtgcgccggtcggagaagagcggtgagcagggttcctacgagccccggtcggaaggacgcggggtcggagttggAAATAGGGCTTGGgacaggccttctgatcggaggcCGTCCGGAGACGGCTGGAGTCCGAATCAAGCGCTCTGGTCGGATAGGTAGGCCGAAATAGCcgacgagcgggcgttgctcttcttgggcctggccttccggttGGTTGCTGTACCCCTTTTGCCCTATTATTTTTAaactcttgggccaagccttaACGTaaaagccggtcctcgagggttccgggtttatgaacccgacaattgcAATAAACGAAAGAAACAGGTAAGGAGGACAGAATTCTGGTAAAAACGTGCCACGGCACGGTCGCGAAAAAAATGGGCAGAATTCTGGTGATTGGCTATTTCTCTAGACGACTGGAATGATCAGAGACTAGACCAATGCGATGGACCAATGGTACGCGTTGATCAAAGCTCGGTCCGATTTTAGCTCAGGGAAAGCAACATGCCTACATGGCCACGTCCTTTTTCCTTTCCGAGCTGTACATATCAACATCTGGTGTTCTGGAAGACTGAGGATCCCGAACCTGTACGCTGTCGACGCTAGGCACCGTACAGCTAGCTTTGGCCCCAAATCTCTTGGCCCAACCGATCGAATTAATTAACAAAGCACAAACACCAACTGCCATTTTTTTGCTCTCATCAGTCATGgactggatgaatgaatgaagacTACGATCCGCCGAACAAAAAGGGGAGGGATCATGGTCTCATGGATGGATCAGCCAACGCGGCCGCCAGATGCATAAAAAGGGCAGGGCAGCAGCGATGGGCGCACATCGGCACACGGAGGCCACAGCACGGCAGATCGGCCAGTCCACCGGCTCCTCCCCTTCCCTTCCCTCGGAACCCGATCGAACTGGCCGGCTGAGTGGAACGAGCCCACGGCTTTTTACGAAAACGCCCACACCCCCGGCTCCTTCTTTTCTCCCGAACCCGAACCCACACCCTCCCCGATTCAaaccgtcgccgccgtcgccgagAGAGTCGTGACTCCCCCAGCGCCAGCGGCGGCCTGCGACAACCCGTTCCCCCAGTTGTCCCGTCTCCGCAGACCGCATTTGCGCGCGTTTCGTCCCGTCCTCTTCCCTCTCCCTCACCGATGCCCATGAGCTGAGCTGCCTCGGGAGGGTCGTCGTCCACccggccgccgcggcggcggttACGAAGCGGGGAATTTCGGCGCGGGATGCCGCGATCCCCGCAGTGATGTGCGGATCGGAGGGAGTATGGGTGTGACCCAACCGGGAAGTAGTGGAGACTGCTGGAGGACTAGGGCCGGGAGTGGGAGCTGCGGCCACGACGATGTACGTCGCGCGGGAGTCTACCAAGGTCTCGATTCGCTGCGCTCATCCACGGATGCTTGCTGGGTATCGCTTGTGAAGTTTTCTGATCGGTGTCTGCGTCTGCACAGCTGTGGAGGAGGGTGTGCGCGGAGACGACGGCGGAGCTGCAGCTTCTGTTCGAGAAGTGGCAGTTGCTCCTTGCAGGGTTGGTGTTTCAGGTGAGCTTCCCGATCGATCTCGTTTACTTTGTGCCTCCTGTGTGCATACTGCATAACCATGAGATGTTAGTTAGCGCCGGTTGTCGACACGTTTTGACCTGCAGATGGCTCAGACTTCTTTTTAATTTTTTCAGTTGGCTCTGTTAAACTTTAGTGCTTAATTTGGGGGCTGTCGCCAATCGTATGATGATTACTCTCCAGGGTGTTGTCAATTCAAACGAGAATACTCTCTTGAGTTTATGCTAAGTTTAGTGACTGAATAAACATTTGCTCGAGATCACTAGATGCTTCTTAATTTGTAGGCATATTGGTTTATTGTTGATAAGAGTGAGGGTATATATCCTGTGAAATTGGTTCCGTGATGTGCCTTCTGTATATGCATTGAGCTACTGATATATGGTGCATGATGTGCGCGATAACTGAGAATTCACATGGGTGGTAGAAACATGGGGCTAGCTCTTTATCCAATTCTTTATTCAGGTGAAAAACAATTTATCGTGATACATTTTGTCTTGTGAATTGTTAAATTTGTCTTATCCCATAGTTCAATGCACGGATACGTTATTGACCCCTGGAAATACGTTGTAAATTGCCGTTTACATTTCTCTATATGTTTCTTAACTCGTTATTTCTGCCTTCAAAATACATGTGAAGAAATGTAATGCTCCTAACTACCTGTCTACCTAGTTAGCAGGGTACCCCAAGTCTTCATGGAACTATTTTTGTTCTGCATATAAACTGGGTAAACTGGGTCCGTTACCATTTTTCTTTTAGGCGACTCTTTTGCTGTGTTTTATTGTAACAAATAACAGCACCCGTCATGTAAGCTTTATAGGAAAGGAAATAGCAGTCCTAGACGTCAAGTGAGATAGAGCTATAGCTGTGCACACAACATCCTTGGGTTAACTTTCTAATGTGGAAGATATGTATATTGAGACTTCCTATGTCTTGACACTTAAATTAACTGAACCATATTATTTTTGTATCCTCCATTCTCTTTTGGGTTAGCCCTGGCATGTCACTAGCATGATCTATGTATGATGTATCCTGGCAATCTGCCTTGGCTGCTGTATTTTCTCTAATCAAAATTTGTAGAATTCAGTGTAGGTGGTTCTAGAGATTCTAACCTCTATATTCCTTTAATGCAATTGAGTCCTTTTGTGCTTGCCCGATCTGTGTGTTGCTGATCCAAGCAATCTGCATCCCTCTTATATCAATTTTTTGATTTCACTGGAAGATCTTCTGGTGCTTCTATCGTATAACTGTTTTGCACTttgcttcatttgatgagccaagaGCTTTGTAGACCTCAGTAGTGACTGAGTTTTTCTATGTGCACAGTTGGTAGAACTGGAAATTAGTGACTTTATTAGTTCAATTGATAAGCAGCAAAGGAACACACCAATTGTCTGCTAATATAAAGTCTTTCAGGGTTCTCAATTTTGTGGCTGCAGAAACTCCCTAATATCTGAATCTCGTAATTCTGCATTGTCTTCTCAAAAATTTACTTTTAACATATTTTTATCAGTTCAATAATGAATGATTTTTGAGATATATGCAATCATTTTGGCTATAACTAGTACGTCCATGGATTGGCTGCTCGAGGAGTACATTACTTGCATCGGCCCGGACCACTGCTCCAGGACTTGGGATTTATGGCCCTTCCAGTATGTCATATGCCTCTATTCAGTTTCATGTTCATAAAATAATACACAACATTGATTTGTTTTGTGCCACTGGTGACACACCGCCATATGGCAGGAGCTTGGCCAAGCGAAAGGTTATCTTAGTGAGAGCGTATTCACTTTCATCTTCATTTCCTTTCTGTTGGTAGGTGACCTTTTACTTTGCAGTTTATCTGTTTGATGTTGATTACTTGTAccatgagtgtgtgtgtgtgtgcatttAATGTTGAAATTAAACAATATATACTGCAATCAGTCTCATTGAACAGTAAGATCAGAAGTGGTGGTCATCTAGATTGATATGTTAAACCTAGTAATTTAACTTAATGTGATTTTGCGGCATGAAGACCATGGGCCAATTAATCACCTTATGAAATTATTGGAACCTCCAGTACGAGTTAGCTGGTACTGTCTATGTTTGTCAAGGTTAGATGATAAGTTTCATGTAAATCCCTAATGTCTATACTTACAAAATGTTTGTTTGTTAATGTTTTGTTACACTGACTTGTGTTTGTACTCGCTCAGTGTCCATTGCATAATTTCCTAATTTTCTTATGCTATTTTTCTGTAATGGTATGTgctaattttatttttgtttcctCATATTTATGGGTGATCATGTTTTAGTACCTGTTTGAGCCCTTGTATGTGCTGATTTCCTTTTTGTACTGCAGTGGAGTTTTCACCCTTTTATTTATCATAGCAAACGTTTCTACACTGTTCTACTATGGCGAAGGGTGCTGGCATTTCTAGTTGTAAGTTTGATTGTCTTAACTTTGATGGTGTTTGTATCCATGTTTCAACAAGTGATCATAGTTTCTTGTCCAGGCTTCACAGTTTTTAAGGATTATAACATTCTATTCCACTCAACTTCCTGGTCCCAATTATCACTGTCGTGAGGTAACCTTGATTTCTCATTCTAGCTAAAACATATACTTGTGAACACTGTCACATACAAAATTATTCCAAAACATTTAACTTCTGCTTTCATAGGGCTCAAAACTGGCCACTCTCCCACCAACAAATAATGCACTTGAAGTGCTCCTGCTTAACTGTAAGTTTTCTGTTGTTGGCCTACTGTTGTGGGTGGAAAGTTCTGTTGATTCAAATTGTTCCTTGCAGTTCCTCGTGGATTGCTTTTTGGTTGTGGTGATCTGATATTTTCATCTCACATGATCTTCACCCTAGTTTTCGTGCGCACATACCATAAATATGGTTCAAACAGGTATGGAAATCTTTTTTGGTGATCATGTGTGTTCCCCCTGTGTGTTTTGCATGTAATTTGTGtgacattttttttttgaaacttgtGACATTTTCAAATTAGTTCCCCACGAACTCATCCTTGTTCACATGTTCTTGTAGGTTGATTAAGCTCCTTTCTTGGCTGATGGCTATAATTCAGAGTCTTCTTATAATTGCTTCTCGCAAGCACTACACTGTGGATGTTGTTGTTGCTTGGTAGGACAAAACCTAATTTCAGTGATATGGTTATCTTGGAATAGCATCTGCCTTCCTTTTGACACTCTATTTCCACAGGTACACtgttaatttggttgtgttctttgtTGATAAGAAGCTGCCAGGTACAATCTTATACCCTCCTGTGTCTTGTAAATCAGCCATATGATGCATTCTGTAACAATCTTTTGTGGTAATTCTGCAGAAATGCCAGATCGTACAAATGGATTATCTTTGCTTCCAGTAAGCATAAAGGATAAAGACggcaagatgaaggaggaactccATAAACTTGAGAAGGACGGGAGGATGATGGATGAGTTCCATAAATTGTTAAATGGAAACACTGTCGATGCTACAGATTGGGTACTATAACATTTCTTATCACCTCACAATTTCTGAATTATCGTAAATGGTTTGGGGTACCTTTCAGTGCACGGCTGCATGCACAAATTTAAAATGAACTATTGTATTATATATCAGTGCTTTCGCAGCTCATCACATCATAACCTCGTGTTTTTGGTACTGAGCTTTCGTGATACATCTTGTTCTGATTATTTCAGCGACAACGAGTGCAGATGAATGGAAAGCATGGAGAAGACACGAACCACACAGTGTCTGATGCCACCCCTACTGGGACATGATCAGCAGCCTTTCTTTGTCATATTGTCTTTAACATCCACGGGAGTCTGCGAGGAAAAAGAAATTGCGTGGTGTGCCTCTGTATCACTGTATGATGAAGGGCTTGTCAGGTACCCGCAAGGCTGCAACAGCATTTTGTTCTGCTCTCCATGGCCCGATGACAGATAAATGAGGTGTTGAAGTAGTGGTAGAAACTGTAATAGAATCAGAATCTCGTGGCTTTTCTCAGAGGCCGCAGCTACAGTTTTGCATCCTTAAGATCTTTCAGAACCGATGATATTAGAGAGAAATTGATGTTTTATGTATATATCGATTAGATCCAGCTAGTTCTCATCCCCAAAGAAAAACTATTCATCTGAGTAATGACTAGCTTATGCTGATTGGTAGTTTAACGTGAGAAACTGTTATGATCGCTTTTGTTGGGGCCCTGTGAACTGCGATACACCCCTTCGATCTTTGAATCTCCAACCACCACTTATCGAATCGAGTGACGGGATAGACCACCGTCCCCCGGGCTCACGAGACCTGAATGGCTCACCCGCTCACGGGTATGGCGCCCTTAAAGAAAAAAAGGCAGCGCTTGACTGGGGATGCCGCGAGACGAGCCGATGATGTAAAGCACATGCATCCGCTGCGTTCCGTGCACGGAGCTTCCTGCCATGTGACATGGCCGGTTTGCATTTGCGGCGCTTACCCATACCCATCATGTCAGCGGTGCAGCCGTGCAGGTGCGTGGCCCGAGTACACTGAATGCAATGCACGGCTTGTGAAGCGATATATGGCAGTTGCTCTGCTCCACTATGACATCTATCATACAGTCTACACGATGATAAAAGCTTTCCCATTTCTGCCATAATAGCCAACAGTTGCAGTCTGAATCTCTCTGAATAAATAGCTGTTTGTGCTTGTGCTACTTCTACCGTGCAATTGCAGAAATCAGAAATGCTGCCAACTTGGCAATTACTTGCACATAGGAGTATCTTTTGAAGAAGATTCATCTGAAATGTCGTGCAATTAATAAGTGCTGATTTGCCGTAGCTCGAGTGCATCTTCCTTCAATCGCGGCAAGCTGCATGTTACTGGACCCAGCCCCACGTTTGGCTATTTGGAGCTGGACTGGAGTACATCGGTACTGATTATTTAAACTTGCGGAACCTGATGCTGCCGTTTGGTTTGGGTACGTCGATCCTTCCCTCTCGGGCAGATCAAACCATCGAGTGGCTATCATAATTCATAACTAAGACGAGCTCCGGTGAGACCGGCTTGAATTGAAGGACATAAGCATGGACCAGAAGCCTATCCTGTACTAGCTGCTGCCTGTTTAGGATGCAAGAATTCTGTCCTGGACAAAGGTGCAGTGTCCTGCAAAACATCCTAAATAATGGGGATTCGGCGGCCCTCCTGCCCCTTGGATGTCCTATTTGATTCGG includes:
- the LOC136459429 gene encoding phosphatidylinositol:ceramide inositolphosphotransferase isoform X1, with the protein product MYVARESTKLWRRVCAETTAELQLLFEKWQLLLAGLVFQYVHGLAARGVHYLHRPGPLLQDLGFMALPELGQAKGYLSESVFTFIFISFLLWSFHPFIYHSKRFYTVLLWRRVLAFLVASQFLRIITFYSTQLPGPNYHCREGSKLATLPPTNNALEVLLLNFPRGLLFGCGDLIFSSHMIFTLVFVRTYHKYGSNRLIKLLSWLMAIIQSLLIIASRKHYTVDVVVAWYTVNLVVFFVDKKLPEMPDRTNGLSLLPVSIKDKDGKMKEELHKLEKDGRMMDEFHKLLNGNTVDATDWRQRVQMNGKHGEDTNHTVSDATPTGT
- the LOC136459429 gene encoding phosphatidylinositol:ceramide inositolphosphotransferase isoform X2, which codes for MYVARESTKLWRRVCAETTAELQLLFEKWQLLLAGLVFQYVHGLAARGVHYLHRPGPLLQDLGFMALPELGQAKGYLSESVFTFIFISFLLWSFHPFIYHSKRFYTVLLWRRVLAFLVASQFLRIITFYSTQLPGPNYHCREGSKLATLPPTNNALEVLLLNFPRGLLFGCGDLIFSSHMIFTLVFVRTYHKYGSNRLIKLLSWLMAIIQSLLIIASRKHYTVDVVVAWYTVNLVVFFVDKKLPEMPDRTNGLSLLPVSIKDKDGKMKEELHKLEKDGRMMDEFHKLLNGNTVDATDWMNGKHGEDTNHTVSDATPTGT